A genomic segment from Verrucomicrobiales bacterium encodes:
- a CDS encoding dihydrodipicolinate synthase family protein: MFSFSPLHGLVVAAHTPFHADGSLHVGVVEKQAAHFAATGVRAVFVCGTTGESASLTQDERHAVADAWFSAARGTDLRIVVHVGSNSVTEASLLAAHAQSRGASAIAALSPSYFKPRSLEALIDCCAQIAAAASETPFYFYDIPALTGVNYSMAEFLTRAPARVPSLAGLKFTNPDLKSYLHCLRLNEGQWDLPFGVDEHLLGALAMGAKGAVGSGFNFAAPIYHRVLKSFREGDWDRARLEQHRGGQLVELLSGYGYMAAAKAVMEMLGVPVGPPRLPHNRLTAADLHSLRRQLDALGFFEWIR; the protein is encoded by the coding sequence ATGTTTTCCTTTTCTCCTCTTCATGGCTTGGTGGTTGCGGCGCACACGCCATTTCATGCCGATGGCTCACTTCATGTGGGGGTGGTGGAGAAGCAGGCGGCGCATTTTGCTGCCACGGGAGTTCGCGCCGTCTTCGTGTGCGGCACCACGGGCGAGAGTGCCTCGCTGACCCAGGACGAGCGACACGCGGTGGCCGACGCCTGGTTCTCAGCCGCACGGGGCACCGATCTTCGCATCGTGGTCCATGTGGGGTCCAACTCGGTGACCGAAGCCAGCCTGCTGGCGGCTCATGCGCAGTCACGCGGCGCTAGCGCCATCGCGGCTTTGTCGCCTTCCTATTTCAAGCCGCGGTCATTGGAGGCGCTCATCGACTGCTGCGCGCAGATCGCGGCGGCGGCGAGCGAGACGCCTTTTTATTTTTACGACATTCCGGCGCTGACGGGAGTGAATTACTCCATGGCTGAGTTCCTCACTCGCGCGCCCGCCCGAGTCCCCAGCCTGGCGGGGCTCAAATTCACCAACCCGGATTTGAAGTCATATCTTCATTGCTTGCGCTTGAACGAGGGACAATGGGATTTGCCGTTTGGGGTGGATGAACACTTGTTGGGCGCGCTGGCCATGGGGGCCAAAGGGGCCGTTGGGAGTGGGTTCAACTTCGCCGCGCCGATCTATCACCGGGTGTTGAAGTCGTTCCGTGAAGGCGACTGGGATCGGGCACGATTGGAGCAGCATCGCGGAGGACAACTGGTGGAGCTGCTGTCCGGATACGGCTACATGGCCGCTGCTAAGGCCGTGATGGAGATGCTCGGGGTGCCCGTCGGGCCACCGCGGTTGCCTCACAACCGCTTGACAGCAGCCGATCTGCATTCCCTTCGTCGGCAGTTGGATGCGCTGGGGTTCTTCGAGTGGATCCGTTAG